A window from Longimicrobiaceae bacterium encodes these proteins:
- the speY gene encoding deoxyhypusine synthase, translating into MAKSKFLSGKRIEPTRITGGMSVTQLVDGTFQAYNAARLREACHLYVRKMLDDDVTVGLTMTGALTPAGLGMSSVIPLIEAGFVDWIISTGANLYHDTHFGIGLELRQGNAQISDTTLREEEVVRIYDIFFDYSVLLDTDAFFREIITAPEFQRSMSTAEFHYLCGKYVAAREQELGIGRKSLLAAAYEHAVPIYTSSPGDSSIGMNVAAKALQGNKLTFDVNADVNETASIVLDAKRGGGKSAIWILGGGSPKNFALQTEPQIQEVMGIDERGHDYFLQVTDARPDTGGLSGATPAEAVSWGKIDPDRLPDAVVCYLDSTVALPILTAYALDNHAPRQPRRLYDRREQMMQRIRDEYAQSERNESTRDAARDHAVHEGSMLERDR; encoded by the coding sequence ATGGCGAAGAGCAAGTTCCTGAGCGGCAAGCGCATCGAGCCCACGCGCATCACGGGCGGGATGTCGGTCACCCAGCTGGTGGACGGCACCTTCCAGGCGTACAACGCGGCCCGGCTACGCGAGGCGTGCCACCTCTACGTCAGGAAGATGCTGGACGACGACGTCACCGTGGGCCTCACGATGACGGGCGCGCTCACGCCGGCCGGCCTGGGGATGAGCAGCGTGATCCCGCTGATCGAGGCGGGGTTCGTGGACTGGATCATCAGCACCGGCGCCAACCTGTACCACGACACGCACTTCGGCATCGGGCTGGAGCTGCGGCAGGGCAACGCGCAGATCAGCGACACCACGCTTCGCGAGGAAGAGGTGGTGCGCATCTACGACATCTTCTTCGACTACTCGGTGCTCCTGGACACCGACGCCTTCTTCCGAGAGATCATCACCGCGCCGGAGTTCCAGCGGTCAATGTCCACCGCGGAGTTCCACTACCTGTGCGGCAAGTACGTGGCGGCGCGCGAGCAGGAGCTGGGCATCGGGCGCAAGTCGCTGCTGGCGGCGGCGTACGAGCACGCGGTGCCCATCTACACCTCGTCGCCGGGCGACTCGTCGATCGGGATGAACGTGGCGGCCAAGGCGCTGCAGGGGAACAAGCTGACGTTCGACGTGAACGCCGACGTGAACGAGACGGCGTCCATCGTGCTCGACGCCAAGCGCGGCGGGGGGAAGAGCGCCATCTGGATCCTGGGCGGCGGCAGCCCCAAGAACTTCGCGCTCCAGACCGAGCCGCAGATCCAGGAGGTGATGGGGATCGACGAGCGCGGGCACGACTACTTCCTGCAGGTCACCGATGCGCGCCCCGACACCGGCGGCCTCTCCGGCGCCACGCCAGCCGAGGCGGTGAGCTGGGGCAAGATCGACCCGGACCGTCTGCCGGACGCGGTGGTCTGCTACCTGGACTCCACCGTGGCGCTGCCGATCCTGACGGCGTACGCGCTCGACAACCACGCCCCACGCCAGCCCAGGCGCCTCTACGACCGCCGCGAGCAGATGATGCAGCGCATCCGCGACGAGTACGCCCAGTCCGAGCGCAACGAGTCCACCCGCGACGCCGCCCGCGACCACGCCGTCCACGAAGGCAGCATGCTGGAGCGCGACCGGTAG